A stretch of Sphingorhabdus sp. YGSMI21 DNA encodes these proteins:
- a CDS encoding TIGR04063 family PEP-CTERM/XrtA system glycosyltransferase, with product MTRILHILDHSLPLHSGYCFRTRAIMKAQIASGLTVAGVTGVRQNQHGYVAERSLEEFDGLQFFRTLAQVQGPSPIREWREVAVLAERIEQVVREWQPDVLHAHSPALNGLAALRVAEKTGLPLVYEIRAFWEDAAVGNGTGRENSPRYWLTRQLENHVVNGADAVAVICEGLRSDLIGRGVRPEKITVSPNGVDLELFGEPPARDESLLEEMGLTGKSVLGFIGSFYDYEGLDDLVAALPILQASHPAVHLLLVGGGPMEEALKAQVERLGIGSAVTFTGRVPHEDVERFYGLMDIMVYPRKAMRLTELVTPLKPLEAMAQGRLVAASSVGGHRELVEDGVTGTLFPAGDPEKMAEKLAALLDNSASWPQVIEAARKFVEADRNWSSNILRYTPVYQGLIERKSFERAA from the coding sequence ATGACGCGGATATTGCACATATTGGATCACAGTCTGCCGCTGCACAGCGGCTATTGCTTTCGCACCCGGGCGATCATGAAGGCACAGATAGCCAGTGGCCTGACCGTCGCCGGTGTCACCGGCGTCCGGCAGAACCAGCATGGCTATGTAGCGGAACGATCGCTGGAGGAATTTGACGGTCTGCAGTTTTTCCGCACATTGGCGCAGGTTCAGGGGCCCTCGCCGATTCGCGAATGGCGCGAAGTTGCGGTTCTGGCGGAGCGAATCGAACAGGTCGTTCGCGAATGGCAGCCGGATGTCCTGCATGCCCATTCGCCAGCGCTCAATGGATTGGCCGCACTGCGTGTTGCCGAGAAAACGGGCTTGCCGCTGGTTTATGAAATTCGGGCATTCTGGGAGGACGCTGCGGTCGGCAACGGCACCGGCAGGGAAAACAGCCCGCGCTACTGGCTGACACGGCAACTGGAAAACCATGTGGTGAACGGCGCCGACGCCGTTGCAGTAATCTGCGAAGGTTTGCGATCCGATCTGATCGGACGCGGCGTAAGGCCGGAAAAGATCACGGTCTCTCCCAATGGCGTTGATCTGGAACTGTTCGGCGAACCGCCGGCGCGCGACGAATCGCTGCTGGAGGAAATGGGCTTGACCGGGAAATCGGTGCTGGGTTTCATCGGCAGTTTCTATGATTATGAGGGACTCGATGATCTGGTCGCGGCTCTGCCTATTCTTCAGGCCTCCCATCCGGCCGTGCATCTGCTGCTCGTCGGTGGCGGTCCGATGGAAGAGGCGCTCAAAGCTCAGGTGGAGCGCCTGGGTATCGGATCGGCGGTGACCTTCACCGGCCGTGTGCCCCATGAGGACGTGGAGCGCTTCTATGGCCTGATGGATATCATGGTCTACCCGCGCAAGGCGATGCGGCTGACCGAACTGGTTACCCCGCTCAAGCCGCTGGAGGCGATGGCGCAAGGACGGCTGGTGGCGGCATCGTCTGTCGGCGGCCACCGAGAGCTGGTCGAAGACGGGGTTACCGGCACACTGTTCCCGGCGGGAGACCCGGAAAAAATGGCCGAAAAACTCGCAGCGCTGCTTGATAACAGCGCCTCTTGGCCTCAAGTCATTGAAGCTGCGAGAAAATTTGTTGAGGCGGATCGTAACTGGTCGTCAAACATTTTGCGTTACACCCCTGTTTACCAAGGGTTGATAGAGCGCAAGTCATTCGAACGCGCGGCCTGA
- a CDS encoding S24 family peptidase: protein MSDDPRANLEHLIHKNGHGFAAISKMLGKNAAYIQQYIRRGVPKKLDEDDRRRLAEFFGVEERLLGAPAIRESRRAGRDARDGLLRIRQLQVGASAGPGSLADDEYAESMGFGPKWLRRLGVDPAHLSLIAVDGDSMDPTLGDGDDIMVDHSAASRPLRDGIYVLRMDDVLLVKRIAMGPSGKLSIRSDNPQYPDWEDVSAESVNIIGRVVWTGRRL, encoded by the coding sequence ATGTCGGACGATCCCCGTGCCAATCTCGAACATCTGATCCACAAGAACGGGCATGGTTTTGCCGCGATCTCGAAGATGCTCGGCAAGAACGCAGCCTATATCCAGCAATATATCCGCCGCGGTGTCCCTAAAAAACTGGACGAGGATGACCGGCGCAGGCTGGCGGAATTTTTCGGGGTGGAAGAACGGTTGCTCGGGGCTCCGGCCATACGCGAATCCCGTCGCGCCGGTCGGGACGCGCGGGATGGCCTGCTGCGAATCAGGCAGTTGCAGGTCGGCGCATCGGCTGGCCCGGGATCGCTGGCAGATGACGAATATGCCGAGTCGATGGGTTTCGGCCCCAAATGGCTCCGGCGACTGGGCGTCGATCCTGCGCATTTGTCGCTGATCGCGGTCGACGGCGATTCGATGGACCCGACGCTGGGCGATGGCGATGATATCATGGTCGACCACAGCGCTGCTTCCCGGCCCTTGCGCGACGGCATCTATGTGCTGCGCATGGATGACGTGTTGCTGGTCAAACGTATCGCCATGGGCCCTTCGGGAAAACTCTCGATCCGCAGCGATAATCCGCAATATCCGGACTGGGAAGATGTCAGCGCGGAAAGCGTGAACATCATCGGGCGGGTGGTATGGACGGGGCGGCGGCTATAG
- a CDS encoding MBL fold metallo-hydrolase, translating to MTEAPLKAVIIPVTPLQQNCTLLWCTKTNKAALSDPGGDLNRLKAAIEEHGVDLEKIIITHGHLDHCGQAGMLAEELGIPIEGPHKDDLFWIDQLDGDGARYGMEAKSFVPDRWLNDGDQVTVGDLVLDVIHCPGHTPGHVIFYHQPSRLAVVGDVIFQGSIGRTDFPRGNHQDLINAITQKLWPLGDDVTFIPGHGPTSQFGYERKTNAFVADDVLAAR from the coding sequence ATGACAGAAGCACCCCTCAAGGCCGTGATTATTCCGGTCACTCCGCTCCAGCAGAATTGCACGCTCCTCTGGTGCACCAAGACCAACAAGGCCGCATTGAGCGATCCCGGTGGCGATTTGAACCGGCTGAAAGCGGCAATCGAGGAGCATGGCGTTGATCTGGAGAAGATCATCATCACCCATGGCCATCTCGATCATTGCGGGCAGGCGGGAATGCTGGCCGAAGAACTGGGTATCCCGATCGAAGGGCCACACAAGGATGACCTGTTCTGGATTGACCAGCTCGACGGCGATGGCGCGCGCTATGGCATGGAAGCGAAGAGCTTTGTCCCCGATCGGTGGTTGAATGACGGTGACCAGGTGACCGTTGGCGATCTGGTGCTCGATGTCATCCATTGCCCCGGACACACGCCGGGCCATGTGATTTTCTATCATCAGCCGTCAAGGCTGGCGGTGGTCGGCGATGTGATCTTCCAGGGTTCGATCGGCCGCACCGATTTCCCGCGCGGCAATCATCAGGATCTGATCAACGCGATCACCCAGAAGCTCTGGCCGCTCGGTGACGATGTGACTTTCATCCCCGGCCACGGCCCGACCAGCCAGTTCGGCTATGAACGCAAGACCAATGCGTTTGTTGCCGATGACGTGCTGGCGGCGCGCTAG
- a CDS encoding MAPEG family protein codes for MILPITLTVAGAAALINIWLMIRVGQVRASEKVSVGDGGNEKVIRRMRAHSNYIESAPFVVLLVAAIELASTTSPTWLWIVSGLYLLGRVAHGVGMDDGKFGKGRMIGTLVTMLVLLGLGVYAVSIPYLSA; via the coding sequence ATGATTTTACCGATAACATTGACCGTGGCGGGCGCAGCAGCGCTGATAAATATCTGGCTGATGATCCGCGTCGGGCAGGTCAGGGCCAGCGAAAAAGTCAGCGTCGGTGACGGCGGCAACGAGAAAGTCATCCGCCGGATGCGGGCGCACAGCAATTATATTGAGAGCGCCCCCTTTGTCGTACTGCTCGTCGCGGCGATAGAACTCGCCAGCACAACTTCTCCGACATGGCTGTGGATCGTCAGTGGCCTGTATCTGCTCGGTCGCGTCGCCCATGGCGTCGGTATGGATGACGGAAAATTCGGCAAGGGCCGAATGATCGGCACGCTTGTGACCATGTTGGTGCTGCTCGGTCTTGGCGTTTACGCGGTTAGCATTCCCTATCTCTCGGCCTAG
- the rpmF gene encoding 50S ribosomal protein L32, which yields MAVPKRKTTPSKRGMRRSHDALKVEAYQECPNCGELKRPHHMCGSCGHYNGREVLAADL from the coding sequence ATGGCTGTACCTAAAAGAAAAACGACGCCCTCCAAACGCGGTATGCGCCGGTCACATGATGCTTTGAAAGTCGAAGCCTATCAGGAATGCCCGAACTGCGGCGAATTGAAGCGTCCGCACCATATGTGCGGTAGCTGTGGTCATTATAATGGCCGGGAAGTCTTGGCCGCCGATCTTTAA
- the plsX gene encoding phosphate acyltransferase PlsX — protein MRPRIAIDAMGGDEGPRVMVAGAALARHRHAGFQFLFVGDETQIREALKEHPNLSAASEILHAPDVVSGDDKPGQALRGSKTTSMGMAVNAVKSGEVSAAVSAGNTGALMAIAKLALRTMPGIDRPALSALLPTMKDTDVVMLDLGANTECNSRNLVQFAVMGAAYSRIMHGFDRPKVKLLNIGTEEAKGTGTIQEAAATLKGAGGLHMDFLGFTEADKISTGEVDVIVTDGFSGNVALKALEGTARFVTDLLKQSFLSSLRSKIGFLISRPATEMLRGHLDPNNHNGAVFLGLNGVVVKSHGSADAKGVANAVEVAARLVEDSILERISEDLKTISEAAPVAEVAK, from the coding sequence ATGAGGCCGCGAATCGCGATTGATGCGATGGGCGGAGATGAAGGCCCGCGCGTTATGGTTGCAGGTGCCGCGCTTGCGCGACACCGTCACGCCGGCTTTCAGTTTCTTTTCGTTGGTGACGAAACGCAGATTCGCGAAGCGCTGAAGGAGCATCCCAATCTCAGCGCTGCGTCCGAGATCCTGCACGCACCGGATGTCGTGTCCGGTGACGACAAGCCAGGCCAGGCGCTGCGCGGTTCCAAGACAACATCCATGGGCATGGCGGTCAATGCTGTAAAAAGCGGCGAGGTCAGTGCTGCGGTGAGTGCCGGCAACACTGGTGCGCTGATGGCCATCGCCAAGCTGGCGCTGCGCACCATGCCGGGTATCGACCGGCCGGCCTTGTCGGCTTTGCTGCCGACGATGAAGGACACGGACGTGGTGATGCTCGATCTGGGCGCCAACACGGAATGCAACAGCCGCAACCTCGTCCAGTTTGCCGTCATGGGGGCCGCCTATAGCCGCATCATGCACGGCTTTGATCGTCCCAAGGTGAAATTGCTGAATATCGGCACCGAAGAGGCAAAGGGAACCGGCACGATCCAGGAAGCTGCTGCGACGCTGAAAGGCGCTGGCGGCCTGCATATGGATTTTCTCGGCTTTACCGAGGCTGACAAGATTTCGACCGGTGAAGTCGACGTGATCGTGACCGACGGTTTTTCCGGCAATGTCGCGCTCAAGGCTCTTGAAGGTACCGCGCGCTTTGTTACTGATCTGCTGAAGCAGAGCTTCCTGAGCAGCCTGCGGTCAAAAATCGGCTTTCTAATATCCCGCCCGGCGACGGAAATGTTGCGGGGGCATCTCGATCCCAACAATCACAATGGCGCCGTGTTTCTGGGTCTCAATGGCGTGGTCGTCAAAAGCCACGGCAGCGCGGATGCAAAAGGCGTGGCCAATGCCGTCGAAGTGGCGGCGCGGCTGGTCGAGGACAGCATTCTCGAGCGGATCAGCGAAGATCTGAAGACAATCAGCGAAGCAGCACCGGTAGCCGAGGTAGCAAAATGA
- a CDS encoding beta-ketoacyl-ACP synthase III — protein MIDASRRSVIKGTGSALPRTRVSNADLAKRVDTTDEWIVERTGIKFRHIAEDDETTSTLATEAADKAMKAAGFSAADIDLIIVATATPDQTFPATATIVQDALGCNGCVAFDVAAVCSGFLYALSVADSMIRAGSAQNALVIGAETFSRILDWEDRGTCVLFGDGAGAIVLAAEPGDKGVLATRLHADGAHNQLLYVDGGAGTTGTVGKLRMKGREVFRHAVVNLSSVLKEVLEESGESVDNVDWVVPHQANARILDATAKKLNLPPEKVIKTVDMHANTSAASVPLALDTAVRDGRIKAGDLLVLEAMGGGFTWGASVIRY, from the coding sequence ATGATCGATGCCTCCAGACGGTCTGTCATCAAGGGAACCGGCTCCGCGCTGCCGCGCACCCGCGTTTCCAATGCCGATCTGGCCAAACGTGTGGACACCACAGACGAATGGATCGTCGAGCGCACGGGCATAAAATTCCGGCATATCGCCGAGGATGATGAAACGACCTCCACGCTCGCCACCGAGGCCGCGGACAAGGCGATGAAGGCCGCTGGTTTCAGCGCCGCTGACATTGATCTGATCATCGTTGCCACCGCCACCCCCGACCAGACTTTTCCGGCAACCGCCACGATCGTTCAGGATGCACTGGGGTGCAACGGCTGCGTCGCATTTGACGTCGCTGCGGTCTGCTCCGGTTTCCTTTACGCGCTGTCCGTGGCGGACAGCATGATCCGGGCCGGCAGCGCGCAAAATGCGCTGGTCATCGGTGCGGAAACCTTCAGCCGGATACTCGACTGGGAAGACCGGGGAACCTGTGTCCTCTTTGGCGACGGAGCCGGCGCGATCGTACTGGCTGCCGAGCCGGGGGACAAAGGCGTCCTGGCCACTCGCCTGCACGCCGATGGAGCGCACAACCAGCTTCTTTATGTTGATGGCGGCGCCGGTACCACCGGAACCGTCGGCAAGCTGCGCATGAAAGGTCGCGAGGTGTTTCGCCATGCGGTCGTCAACCTGTCTTCGGTGCTGAAAGAGGTGCTGGAGGAGTCCGGCGAATCGGTCGACAATGTCGACTGGGTCGTGCCGCACCAGGCCAATGCCCGGATCTTGGATGCCACCGCCAAGAAGCTCAATCTTCCACCGGAGAAGGTGATCAAGACCGTCGATATGCATGCCAACACGTCGGCGGCTTCGGTTCCGCTGGCTCTTGATACCGCCGTTCGGGACGGTCGAATCAAGGCGGGAGACTTGCTGGTTCTGGAAGCCATGGGCGGCGGTTTCACCTGGGGCGCATCGGTCATTCGCTACTGA
- a CDS encoding helix-turn-helix transcriptional regulator, which translates to MEYPAPNSLKIAAPFLYRAYLSCHALQARKPQLLSALDCSEAELRDPGYQLDDQAIASLCAAAQEELNCTDIHSEIGSKMVPRGFSDRGFSAFFQPSFGEALLHLVAEQRLGGDKPVVKLLPLSSGDRLVWNSDKPVSPDLVHIIFALVHQCGELLAEGRFRTVKAAHFAHRRPDGFRGFPSENSSRAPIPCHFNRPSTYLEYHHMAMSMPIQRHNPAIVSAVRRQEAFFARTRFERENLAKLTYEYLLYLLDKSGLSLDAAAITFGMAERTLRRKLVAEGLSYRQLLEQVRRDTCHLYFLEGTRNLSEIAAKLGYSELSAFTRAYTSWYGHPPSQDTGSAIALAA; encoded by the coding sequence ATGGAATATCCGGCACCCAATAGTCTGAAGATCGCGGCGCCGTTTCTTTATCGCGCCTATCTCAGCTGTCATGCCCTCCAGGCCCGCAAGCCGCAGCTGTTGAGTGCGCTGGATTGTTCCGAGGCGGAACTGCGCGATCCCGGCTATCAATTGGATGACCAGGCGATTGCCAGCCTCTGCGCTGCGGCCCAGGAAGAACTCAATTGCACGGACATCCATTCGGAAATCGGCAGCAAGATGGTGCCACGGGGCTTTTCCGACCGCGGATTTTCGGCTTTTTTCCAACCCAGTTTCGGTGAAGCCCTGCTTCATCTTGTCGCAGAGCAAAGGCTCGGCGGCGACAAGCCGGTTGTCAAACTTTTGCCGCTTTCATCCGGTGACCGGCTGGTCTGGAATTCGGACAAGCCGGTTTCTCCGGATCTGGTCCACATCATTTTCGCACTGGTCCACCAATGCGGAGAATTGCTGGCTGAGGGCCGGTTCAGAACTGTAAAGGCCGCGCATTTCGCTCACCGCCGGCCCGACGGCTTCCGGGGGTTCCCGAGCGAAAATTCCAGCAGAGCCCCGATTCCCTGCCATTTCAACCGCCCATCCACCTATCTCGAATATCATCATATGGCGATGTCCATGCCGATCCAGCGCCACAACCCGGCGATCGTTTCGGCGGTCAGGCGGCAGGAGGCCTTTTTCGCACGCACCCGATTCGAGCGGGAGAATCTCGCGAAACTGACCTACGAATATCTCTTGTATCTGCTCGACAAGTCCGGGCTCAGCCTTGATGCGGCTGCGATCACTTTCGGCATGGCGGAGCGCACGTTGCGCCGCAAACTGGTCGCCGAAGGCTTGTCCTACCGCCAATTGCTGGAGCAGGTCCGGCGCGACACCTGCCATCTCTATTTCCTCGAAGGCACGCGGAATCTTTCGGAAATAGCCGCCAAGCTGGGCTATAGCGAGTTGAGCGCATTCACCCGCGCCTATACCAGCTGGTACGGGCATCCGCCGAGTCAGGATACCGGCAGCGCGATCGCGCTTGCTGCCTGA
- a CDS encoding response regulator has protein sequence MIRILLAEDERAMREHLTRALEKANYEVVAVDRGTAAIPLLAEQKFDLLLTDIVMPEMDGIELAQHCASVCPETQVMFITGFSGVTLRAGQSVPKAKILSKPFHLRDLVMEVDRLFEPDSISDLN, from the coding sequence ATGATTCGGATTCTCCTCGCGGAAGATGAACGGGCGATGCGTGAGCATCTTACACGGGCGCTGGAGAAAGCCAACTATGAAGTTGTCGCTGTAGACCGCGGAACCGCTGCGATACCGCTGCTCGCCGAGCAGAAGTTCGATCTGCTGCTCACCGATATTGTGATGCCGGAAATGGACGGAATCGAGCTGGCCCAGCATTGTGCGTCGGTCTGCCCGGAGACACAGGTCATGTTTATCACCGGCTTTTCCGGCGTGACATTGCGCGCAGGACAATCGGTTCCGAAGGCGAAAATATTGTCCAAGCCCTTCCATTTGCGCGATCTGGTTATGGAGGTGGACCGGCTGTTCGAGCCCGACAGTATCAGCGACCTGAATTAA
- a CDS encoding N-formylglutamate amidohydrolase — MANPVPGQAESPASIHSLSNLEALRFPVLVSVPHAGREYPPELLDNLNVPASHLLRLEDRYSDRLAAAAIASGFPAIIARKPRAWIDLNRNRSEIDPDMVIGMDPSQTGQMSRKVRGGLGLLPRRLHGAGNLWRNKWSHQHVMDRIEKDHEPYHLMVAHQLDRIRSTFGCALLLDLHSMPPVLDDNRRKIGFVLGDRFGRSCESRYVELAAEHFRRQGHSVQTNHPYSGSYILERHGNPSRNIHAFQLEVDRSLYLDSSMREPTAAAGSIAELIRNCCAMLAEQVTGQDQLEAAE; from the coding sequence ATGGCTAATCCCGTCCCCGGCCAGGCAGAGTCGCCGGCATCCATTCATTCCCTGTCCAATCTCGAGGCGCTCCGCTTCCCGGTGCTTGTCAGCGTGCCCCATGCCGGTCGGGAATATCCGCCGGAACTTCTCGACAATCTGAATGTACCCGCGTCCCATTTGCTGCGGCTGGAAGATCGCTATTCGGATCGGCTGGCGGCCGCGGCCATCGCATCCGGCTTTCCGGCAATCATTGCCCGGAAACCGAGGGCCTGGATCGACCTCAATCGCAACCGCTCGGAAATCGATCCGGATATGGTGATCGGGATGGATCCATCGCAGACTGGCCAGATGAGCAGAAAAGTGAGGGGCGGCCTGGGCTTGTTGCCGCGCCGGCTGCACGGGGCGGGAAACCTTTGGCGGAACAAATGGTCCCACCAGCATGTCATGGACCGGATCGAGAAAGATCACGAGCCCTATCATCTGATGGTTGCGCATCAGCTCGACCGCATTCGCTCTACATTCGGGTGCGCGCTTCTGCTGGATCTGCACAGCATGCCGCCGGTCCTGGACGACAACAGAAGAAAGATAGGATTTGTTCTGGGTGACCGCTTCGGGCGTAGCTGCGAATCGCGCTATGTCGAGCTGGCCGCGGAGCATTTCCGGAGACAAGGCCATTCCGTCCAGACCAACCATCCCTATTCGGGCAGCTATATATTGGAGCGGCATGGCAATCCGTCGCGCAATATTCATGCATTCCAACTGGAAGTGGATCGTTCGCTCTATCTCGACTCGTCAATGCGTGAGCCGACTGCCGCAGCCGGATCGATCGCGGAGCTGATCCGCAACTGCTGCGCGATGCTGGCGGAACAAGTGACTGGTCAAGACCAGCTCGAAGCGGCGGAATGA
- a CDS encoding SapC family protein, which produces MASTPNAQALPMFYKDLVPLNSNEHAKWKVKGLDNASFMQSQHAIPITTDEFINAARNYPIVFSVGNNSVPLILMGLNEGVNTFMNDEGQFSEPAYVPAYVRRYPFMLAKLRPEAEELSLCFDPTTDAIGDYKEGDALFDNDQPSETTKNILNFCEQFEQAGQRTGQFVQELDKMGLLMDGEVSIQQTGVEKPFVYRGFKMVNEEKLRDLRGDELRKINQNGILPLIYAHLFSLQMMREVFAKQVAAGKMPQVTEAPSVQV; this is translated from the coding sequence ATGGCGAGCACGCCGAACGCACAGGCCCTACCAATGTTCTACAAGGACCTGGTTCCGCTGAATTCCAACGAACATGCCAAGTGGAAAGTCAAGGGGCTGGACAATGCATCCTTCATGCAGTCGCAGCACGCCATCCCTATCACCACCGACGAGTTCATCAATGCAGCGCGCAACTATCCGATTGTCTTTTCGGTCGGCAACAACAGCGTTCCGTTGATTCTCATGGGTCTGAACGAAGGCGTGAACACGTTCATGAATGACGAAGGCCAGTTCAGCGAACCCGCTTATGTTCCGGCCTATGTCCGCCGTTATCCCTTCATGCTCGCGAAATTGCGTCCGGAAGCCGAAGAACTGTCGCTATGTTTCGATCCGACGACCGACGCCATTGGTGACTATAAGGAAGGCGACGCGCTGTTCGACAATGATCAGCCCAGCGAAACCACAAAGAACATCCTGAATTTCTGCGAACAATTCGAACAGGCTGGCCAGCGGACCGGTCAGTTCGTGCAGGAACTGGACAAGATGGGATTGTTGATGGACGGCGAAGTCTCCATCCAGCAGACCGGCGTTGAAAAGCCTTTCGTCTATCGCGGTTTCAAGATGGTCAACGAAGAGAAACTGCGCGATCTGCGTGGTGACGAACTTCGCAAGATCAACCAGAACGGTATCTTGCCGCTGATCTACGCCCATCTCTTCTCGCTACAGATGATGCGCGAAGTATTTGCGAAACAGGTTGCTGCCGGCAAGATGCCACAGGTTACCGAAGCACCTTCCGTACAGGTTTAA
- a CDS encoding FAD-binding oxidoreductase, with amino-acid sequence MPKKAEWLEEMRSVVGAKGFTRAGDDMAPWLTDWRGRYTGAALAMISPANTQETAEILRIANANAVAVVPQGGNSGMVGGATPDSGGQSILLSLRRMNRIRTIAAEDQLVLCDAGVILQNLHEALAAEGQRFPLTLGGKGSATVGGLVSTNAGGTQVLRHGTMRSLVTGIEAVLPDGSIFDGLAALKKDNRGYDLKQLFVGGEGTLGIVTAATLKTVPALVDRCVSWAAVDSTDAAYELFRFLNKRTAQSLEGFEIIPETCLESVLRHIPGTRAPLKGSHRWHVLIEIVRDQPDAKDPGSITESLLAEAMELDLIEDATLAASEQQAEDFWKIRDSIAEAERANGPALQHDISVPVPGMARFINEASPVVEGKFPGTKVAAFGHMGDGNVHFHVKAPAGVPPQEWMRDYATQITPLVHDLVIAAGGSISAEHGIGQNKRAELERLSSDARLSMLRAIKTAIDPKNIMNPGKLVPLASGQSGS; translated from the coding sequence TGGCGCCGTGGCTCACCGACTGGCGCGGTCGATATACGGGTGCCGCGCTGGCCATGATCTCTCCGGCGAACACGCAAGAAACGGCTGAAATTCTGAGGATCGCCAACGCAAACGCCGTGGCTGTCGTGCCGCAGGGCGGAAACAGCGGCATGGTGGGCGGGGCAACACCTGACAGCGGCGGCCAGTCGATCCTGCTTTCGCTCCGCCGGATGAACCGGATCCGCACGATAGCGGCCGAGGACCAGCTGGTCCTGTGCGACGCTGGCGTGATATTGCAGAATCTGCACGAAGCACTGGCGGCCGAAGGACAGAGATTCCCGCTGACTCTCGGTGGCAAAGGCTCGGCCACGGTCGGCGGCCTGGTTTCGACCAATGCCGGCGGCACCCAGGTGCTCCGCCACGGAACCATGCGCTCACTGGTCACCGGAATCGAGGCCGTGCTGCCCGACGGCAGTATTTTTGACGGACTCGCGGCGCTGAAAAAGGATAATCGCGGCTATGACCTGAAGCAATTGTTCGTCGGCGGAGAAGGTACGCTGGGCATCGTCACCGCCGCGACCCTCAAGACCGTACCCGCGCTGGTGGATCGCTGCGTATCCTGGGCCGCGGTCGACAGCACAGACGCCGCGTACGAACTGTTCCGTTTTCTCAACAAACGGACAGCCCAATCGCTTGAAGGTTTCGAGATCATCCCGGAAACCTGCCTGGAATCGGTGTTGCGCCACATTCCCGGCACCCGCGCGCCGCTGAAGGGCAGCCATCGCTGGCATGTCCTGATCGAGATCGTGCGTGATCAGCCGGATGCAAAGGATCCCGGGTCCATAACCGAAAGCCTTCTGGCCGAAGCGATGGAACTGGACCTGATAGAAGATGCAACACTCGCGGCGAGCGAACAGCAGGCCGAAGATTTCTGGAAAATCCGCGATTCGATTGCCGAAGCCGAGCGCGCCAACGGCCCGGCCCTGCAGCATGATATCAGCGTGCCGGTACCCGGCATGGCCCGTTTCATCAACGAGGCGTCCCCGGTTGTCGAAGGCAAATTCCCTGGCACGAAAGTCGCTGCTTTTGGCCATATGGGAGACGGAAATGTCCATTTTCACGTCAAGGCGCCAGCGGGCGTACCACCGCAAGAATGGATGCGGGACTATGCGACGCAGATAACGCCGCTGGTCCACGACCTCGTCATCGCAGCCGGCGGATCGATTTCAGCAGAACATGGAATCGGGCAAAACAAGCGGGCGGAACTGGAACGCCTGTCTTCCGATGCACGGCTGTCGATGCTGCGCGCGATAAAAACCGCGATTGATCCCAAGAACATTATGAACCCGGGCAAACTCGTTCCCCTTGCGTCCGGTCAGTCTGGCTCTTAA